The proteins below come from a single Zhouia spongiae genomic window:
- the rpsO gene encoding 30S ribosomal protein S15 encodes MYLTKEVKAEIFKKHGGAETNTGSTEGQIALFTHRISHLTEHLKKNRKDFNTERSLVKLVGKRRSLLDYLKNKDIERYRSIVKELGLRK; translated from the coding sequence ATGTATTTAACTAAAGAAGTAAAAGCAGAGATCTTTAAAAAGCACGGTGGTGCTGAAACCAACACAGGTTCTACTGAAGGACAAATCGCATTGTTCACACATAGAATCAGTCATTTAACTGAACACCTCAAGAAAAATCGTAAAGATTTTAACACAGAGCGTTCTCTTGTTAAATTAGTAGGTAAAAGAAGAAGTTTACTAGACTATTTAAAAAATAAAGATATCGAAAGATATCGTTCGATAGTTAAGGAACTAGGATTAAGAAAGTAA